One window of Microcoleus vaginatus PCC 9802 genomic DNA carries:
- a CDS encoding CHAT domain-containing protein → MLYSPFKRLKSTHSRLTNVFLASISLFLLATIPLLTTPDSLFPAIAQTTDAREAEGDRLMEQGIQQLETRQFPAALNSWQEALQIYRTIKNRQSEGFALGILGSVYHSLGNLAKAIEYSQQQLAIAREIKDRQSEGFALGNLGASYHSLGNSAKAIEYTQQSLAIAREIKDRPEEGNALGNLGASYHSLGNSAKAIEYTQQSLAIAREIKNRQGEGDALGNLGLAYLFLGNSAKAIEYTQQSLAIAREIKNRQGEGNALGNLGVAYRSLGNSAKAIEYTQQRLAIAREIKDRKGEGIALGNLGAAYISLGNSAKAIEYSQQSLAIAREIKHRLNEGRALANLAGAYINLGNYTKAIEYTQQSLAIARETQNHLGEVGILGNLGLAYLSLGNLAKAIEYTQQSLAIAREIKNRQGEGAALNNLGATFFKAGNSTEAEKMLVNAIQVWESMRQMVGSNDANKVSIFEGQARTYRSLQEVRVAQNNPNAALEIAERGRARAFVDLLTQRLSTGDANSVIASAPDGEQIRQIAKAQNATLVQYSIIYNDFQIEGKQVGRESALYIWVIKPTGEITFHQVDLQPLWQKHNASLASLIVGNQEFLAVRSRSSLGSTQPQPDLPTLHQLLIEPIASLLPKDPNAHVIFIPQRSLFQVPFPALQDANGTYLIEKHTILTAPSIQVLDLTRQQRQKLAQKQSHSGRALVLGNPTMPSVSAYPGEPKQQLSPLPGAEAEAIAIAPLLNTQAITGAQGTKAAIVQKMPQASIIHLATHGLLDDVHGLGSAIALAPSGSDDGLLTAEEIFDMKLQANLVVLSACNTGEGRITGDGVIGLSRALISAGVPSVIVSLWAVPDAPTSELMQSFYQNLQNNPDKAQALRQAMLTTMKTHPGPRNWAAFTLIGEAE, encoded by the coding sequence ATGTTGTATTCCCCATTTAAGCGGCTCAAATCAACCCACTCTAGGCTCACTAATGTTTTCCTAGCTTCCATTTCCCTGTTCCTGCTTGCCACTATCCCCCTATTAACTACTCCTGACTCTCTCTTCCCAGCGATCGCTCAAACTACCGATGCTCGTGAAGCAGAGGGCGATCGGCTGATGGAGCAGGGGATTCAACAGCTTGAGACTAGGCAATTCCCAGCAGCGCTGAATTCCTGGCAAGAGGCACTGCAAATTTATCGCACCATCAAAAACCGCCAAAGTGAAGGTTTTGCACTAGGCATTTTGGGAAGTGTTTATCACTCTCTGGGCAACTTGGCCAAAGCCATTGAGTATTCACAGCAACAGTTAGCGATCGCCCGCGAAATTAAAGACCGCCAAAGTGAAGGTTTTGCACTGGGCAATTTGGGAGCCTCTTACCACTCTCTGGGCAACTCTGCCAAAGCCATTGAGTATACACAGCAGAGTTTAGCCATTGCACGCGAAATTAAAGATCGCCCAGAGGAGGGTAATGCACTCGGCAATTTGGGAGCCTCTTACCACTCTCTGGGCAACTCTGCCAAAGCCATTGAGTATACACAGCAGAGTTTAGCCATTGCACGCGAAATTAAAAACCGCCAAGGGGAGGGTGATGCACTTGGCAATTTGGGACTCGCTTACCTCTTTCTGGGCAACTCGGCCAAAGCCATTGAGTATACACAGCAGAGTTTAGCCATCGCCCGCGAAATTAAAAACCGCCAAGGGGAGGGTAATGCACTGGGGAATTTGGGAGTCGCTTACCGCTCTCTGGGCAACTCGGCCAAAGCCATTGAGTATACACAGCAGAGGTTAGCCATCGCCCGTGAAATTAAAGACCGCAAAGGGGAGGGTATAGCACTGGGGAATTTGGGAGCCGCTTACATCTCTCTGGGCAACTCGGCCAAAGCCATTGAGTATTCACAGCAGAGTTTAGCCATCGCCCGCGAAATTAAACACCGCCTCAATGAAGGTAGGGCATTGGCCAATTTAGCAGGTGCTTACATCAATCTGGGCAACTATACCAAAGCCATTGAGTATACACAGCAGAGTTTAGCCATCGCCCGCGAAACTCAAAATCACCTTGGAGAGGTTGGGATACTGGGCAATTTGGGACTCGCTTACCTCTCTCTGGGCAACTTGGCCAAAGCCATTGAGTATACACAGCAGAGTTTAGCCATCGCCCGCGAAATTAAGAACCGCCAGGGGGAAGGTGCGGCGCTCAACAACCTCGGAGCGACATTCTTTAAGGCTGGCAATTCCACAGAAGCTGAGAAAATGCTCGTGAATGCGATTCAAGTTTGGGAATCGATGCGGCAAATGGTCGGCTCCAACGACGCGAATAAAGTCTCCATCTTTGAAGGACAAGCTCGCACCTATCGGAGTTTACAAGAAGTTCGGGTGGCTCAGAATAACCCCAATGCCGCCTTAGAAATTGCCGAACGGGGACGTGCTCGTGCCTTTGTCGATCTACTGACACAGCGCTTATCAACAGGTGATGCCAATTCGGTCATCGCCTCTGCTCCCGATGGGGAGCAAATCCGACAAATCGCCAAAGCGCAGAACGCCACTTTGGTGCAGTATTCCATCATCTACAACGACTTTCAGATTGAGGGCAAACAAGTAGGGCGAGAATCCGCGCTCTACATCTGGGTGATTAAACCCACGGGCGAAATTACCTTCCACCAAGTTGACCTCCAACCCCTGTGGCAAAAACATAACGCCTCTCTAGCCAGCTTGATCGTTGGCAATCAAGAATTCCTGGCTGTCCGCAGTCGCAGCAGTCTTGGCTCTACCCAACCCCAACCCGACTTACCGACACTGCATCAACTGCTGATCGAGCCCATTGCCAGCCTCCTACCCAAAGACCCCAATGCCCACGTCATTTTCATTCCTCAACGATCGCTTTTCCAGGTGCCGTTTCCCGCCCTGCAAGATGCCAACGGCACTTACTTAATCGAAAAACACACCATTCTCACCGCCCCTTCGATTCAAGTATTGGATTTGACTCGACAACAACGACAGAAGCTAGCACAGAAGCAATCCCACAGCGGCAGGGCTCTAGTATTGGGCAATCCTACGATGCCTAGTGTGTCTGCCTATCCGGGAGAGCCCAAGCAGCAATTGTCTCCTCTACCTGGGGCCGAAGCTGAAGCGATCGCGATCGCCCCTCTGCTCAATACTCAAGCCATCACAGGCGCACAAGGGACAAAAGCTGCGATCGTTCAAAAAATGCCCCAAGCATCGATTATTCACTTAGCAACGCATGGATTGCTGGACGATGTGCATGGATTGGGAAGTGCGATCGCCCTGGCTCCCTCTGGTAGTGATGACGGCTTATTGACCGCAGAAGAGATTTTCGACATGAAACTGCAAGCAAATTTAGTCGTTTTGAGTGCCTGCAACACTGGAGAAGGCAGGATTACCGGGGATGGGGTGATTGGTTTGTCGCGCGCTTTGATTTCGGCCGGAGTGCCGAGTGTGATTGTTTCTTTATGGGCGGTTCCCGATGCGCCGACATCGGAATTGATGCAGTCGTTTTATCAAAACTTGCAAAATAATCCCGACAAAGCACAGGCATTGCGGCAAGCAATGTTAACTACGATGAAAACTCATCCTGGGCCGCGAAATTGGGCGGCATTTACTTTAATTGGGGAGGCAGAGTAA